A genomic region of Macaca thibetana thibetana isolate TM-01 chromosome 14, ASM2454274v1, whole genome shotgun sequence contains the following coding sequences:
- the LOC126935255 gene encoding LOW QUALITY PROTEIN: uncharacterized protein LOC126935255 (The sequence of the model RefSeq protein was modified relative to this genomic sequence to represent the inferred CDS: deleted 2 bases in 1 codon) yields MCGASGQLPMRCKHQGIQLIPHSPLRPGLDWVWGVCVCVYVCVLVHLSNHPSIHPSIHPSIHPGIHSFYMPNVGQAQETQRGEPSGSPQSGKGSRSRHSESTLERGTITDGSQVLWVPQGGIASGGLGKPSQVRLVAQVGVHLVPIVEVVARYSGSRL; encoded by the exons ATGTGTGGTGCCAGTGGCCAGCTCCCCATGAGATGCAAACATCAGGGGATCCAGCTAATACCTCATTCCCCCTTGAGGCCTGGCCTAGactgggtgtggggtgtgtgtgtgtgtgtgtatgtgtgtgtacttgtTCATCtgtccaaccatccatccatccatccatccatccatccatccatccatccagggattcattcattctacatGCCTAATGTGGGCCAGGCTcaagagacccagagaggagagCCC TCTGGGAGTCCCCAGTCTGGTAAAGGAAGCAGGAGTAGGCACAGTGAGAGCACATTAGAAAGAGGCACAATCACAGATGGAAGCCAGGTGCTGTGGGTACCCCAAGGAGGAATTGCCTCGGGTGGATTAGGGAAGCCTTCCCAGGTAAGGCTTGTAGCACAGGTAGGAGTTCATTTGGTGCCAATAGTAGAAGtagtggccaggtacagtggctcacgcctgtaa